The Nymphaea colorata isolate Beijing-Zhang1983 chromosome 7, ASM883128v2, whole genome shotgun sequence DNA window TCTTCCTGCACAGCAGCAGCCTCCATGGCTGCCTCCCGAAGCATTGCGTTCTCCTCCCGAAGCATCAAGTTCACCTTCCCCGTTTCTATGGCTGCCTCCCGAAGCATTGCGTTCTCCTCCCGAAGCATCAAGTTCACCTTCCCCGTTTCTATGGCTGCCTCCCGAAGCATTGCGTTCTCCTCCCGAAGCATCAAGTTCACCTTCCCCGTTTCTATGGCTGCCTCCCGAAGCATTGCGTTCTCCTCCCGAAGCATCAAGTTCACCTTCCCCGTTTCTATGGCTGCCTCCCTAAGCATCGTGTTTTCCTTTCGAAGCATCACCCTTTCCCTAACTGCCTCCCGAAGCCTAGAAACCTGCCTCTCGGGCATCTCCTTGTAGTTGAAAATTAAGCGAGTGAGGGCTAGGGGGCTgatctcttcttcctcttcccgcGGAGAAATGAGTTCCGGAGCGACGGTAATGGCGGTGCTGTACCCTGGGGTACGGGCGGCACCGTTGCTTGAGCTATTTGTTGGCTGCATCCTCCTCAACAGAACCTGCAATGCCTAGAGCTTCTCCAAGAGAGTGAAATCAGACATGTTCGGAAACAAAGCTTCGAAATCATATAGCACTCCTTCCGATTTTCTGCTCCCCTTCTTCTTGCTcagcaagaagagaaaaaaggattaaaaaaaaaagagagagatacatgtaagaaaacaaatatgaaatgaTGCTCTCAAAAAGGGACGTACTGCATACCGGGAGCCCCGATCTGAAAACAGTTACAGTTTCCAACCCAATGAGGGTGGGCCCTTGAACTCCCGGCGAACGCTCCCCCCATCTGCGCGCTCTGAGCAGGGTGTGCGCCATATCCCGACGGAACTGACCACTAATGACCTTCAAGTCCTCCAGTCGAGTGGAAGCGCAAAATGCAAGGATGCAAACGCGGATTGTTTTATCTGGAAGGGCATTCTCGCCAATCGGAGCAGCGAGTGAACTTTCCACCCAGAGAGAGTATACTGGAGTCAGTCAGCACGAAATGCCCCCAAAACCTTTGGAGactatcttttattttatttgtttgtgtttGCTGGAATATTTTATATAAGTGTAAGCTTCTATGTAATACCACTAAACATTATGGAACCGTGTAGAACTCTAATAGTTGCAAAATGAATATTTCTTTGATTGTTATAATTCTTGCCTATCTTGATTCCATTTGAATTCATAGGTATTGACTTTATATATTATTACTCAATAGTTCGACCTGGATAAATAAATATAACTGGTTTGTGGTTTCACATTATAGTACAACAGATTATTTAATATTGTACATGTGAATAGGGATTTGAATGATACTACCAAATTATATCTATATCCAAAAAATGCACCATTGTGGCCAATAAAAAATCCTAGGCCCTATATAAGATGGTAGGGTTTCAAATTAATGTCTAACACGAGTTCTCCTTATAACTCATTGAATAATTCTCATTCAAAGTCTAGTATGTAAGGGTATGGTAGCTATTGGCTCATACATACACAAAGAAAGTTAATTAgctttcaaatattcaatttAGTGgtaatttttatatatactttaaagaagaaattaaacaaagaaaaatcttaaaaatattCCATACAACATTAGAAATGACATGTGGAAGAATCTATATCACCTATTTGTAGTTGAATAGGTTTGCTACCATTTGAATTGGTCAATACATCAGTTTCTATAACTACAACTTTACACATGGGAGATCCTTTCACATATTCACGTAGTTTGCCTTTTTtcgaaaatgatattttttaataacgaaaaatcaagttagaaaaattattttccaaGTGTTACATTAGTttaaaaacaaaagtgaatTAGTTGTATTTGGATCAAGTAAATGCATAAAGAATTCAAGCTCGAAAAATTGATAAACTAAAATTTGCAAAGCCTCAACCCTGCATCAAACACCGTTGCTTTGCTTTCTACCGAAGAAGCTCCAATAGGAGAATCGAcaaaaaaagtgacaaaattATGTAATGTTTTCCTGCTTTTTTGCTCACTGCAAAcgtaaaaaaaaacacaatgaaTACACGTTCTCAAGAAATATTGAAAACAATATTGTACAAATTGAGCGCAAATCAGGCTTAGCCGATTCACTGCTTGAGCTTGTGAAttgataaaaatataaattattcaaAGAATGGGCTCCATGGGATTTATTGGTCCACGGAGACCCGTCTACTTCCACCCATGTTCCGTCTCCCTTCCTACATGTTCAAGATTGACTTCACCAAAACCTTGGGCTTCTTGTCTTGGGACTTAAATTTTTCAGATCTGTTGTGTGTCATGCTTAGGTGAGCACTAGATGAGAGCCTGCTTCCACACTCTCCATCAATAGCATTCTAGGTGAATGCGTCCCCCACCTACATGGCATTTGTTAGGTTCCCTGCCATGGAGGAGCATTGCATGGGAGTCGGTGTAGTCtagcaaattttcaaaaagaaaagtcctctttttatacttttaactatttctttacttcttttgttctttatttaaaaaaaaaaagacttttttttttcaacaaaagtaCTATGGTCATTACACAAGGTGGTGCACAATTTTTTATGCACTTATAGCCCCTCTCATTCCATGC harbors:
- the LOC126410261 gene encoding uncharacterized protein LOC126410261, producing the protein MQPTNSSSNGAARTPGYSTAITVAPELISPREEEEEISPLALTRLIFNYKEMPERQVSRLREAVRERVMLRKENTMLREAAIETGKVNLMLREENAMLREAAIETGKVNLMLREENAMLREAAIETGKVNLMLREENAMLREAAIETGKVNLMLREENAMLREAAMEAAAVQEENVILREANAYLTRRLIMFNSLLWSHGYLLYPALSDEFIAAFQRLNIHDDTLEGEGFCVEPPVVDIMAAFQRLNLNNDTLGGGLPVGELRGTSRHRCEEPPAHR